In candidate division KSB1 bacterium, the genomic stretch GGTCCCGGCTGAATGACGGATTCGGCGCGAGCGTGATCCATTCCAGCGCCAGCGCCGAGCGAAAGAGCAGAATGACTAAGAGAAGTCGGAACACAAGCCCGGCTCAGGCGCGGCGCGCCTTCAGGTATAATGCGCCAACCAAGGCCAGCAACGCGCAGGAATAGAACGGCAGCCACAAACGCGAACAGCGCGCGGCCGGCGTAATCCCCGACTCCAGCGGCACGCTGCATTGCACGATGCCGGCCTGATCGAGATTCAGCCGTGAGGCAATCTCGCCCGTCGGCAGGATGATGGCCGGATAGCCGAGATTAGCGGCGCGCACGATGGAGCGTCTGACCGCGACGGCCCGCAGGCGAGTCAATTCGAGATGCTGCGACTGCTCAGAGGAACGACCGTACCAGCCGTCTTCGGTGATATTGGCAAGCAACAGCGCGCCGTGCGTGACCATATCCGCCGCCACATCGGGAAAGAGCACCTCGAAGCAGATCAGACAGGCAAACGGCGGGATCGCGCCGTGACGGTCGAAGACCTCGACTTCGCGGGCGGGCATGAACTCGGCCTGGCCCAGCCGAACCTTGCCCAGAAATGGAAACAGCCGCTGGCCCGGAATGCGTTCGCCAAACGGCACCAGATGCACTTTGGCGGATGCTTGCAGCTCCGGCTCGTCAGGACGCACGTAGAAGGCCGCGTTATACGGTGCCATGCCGCGTTGCGCTTCGCCCGCATAGTCCGTGGCGCCCGTGACGATGGCGAGACCGGATGAGTCACTCAGGTGTTGCAACCGCCGCCGCGCCCAATCGCGAAAACGCAAGGGCACCGGCGTCGCCGTCTCCGGCCAGACGACCAATTCGATGTTGGAATCCGCAAGCGGCCGCGTGGCCGCTACGTAGCAATCGAGAATCGCTTCGCTGGTCCCATCCCACTTATCATCGACGGGGGTGTTCACCTGCACCGCCGCCACATCAAGCCGCGGCCCGCGATCAAGACTCCAGAGGCGGACCACCCCGTAAAGCGGTACGGAAAGCAGCACCAGCAGAAAGAGCGACACCGACAGCCAATGGCGGCGCGACGTCAGGACGAGAAAGAGCAGCGCGTTCACGGAGAGCACCCACAGGCTCAGGCCGTACACGTCGCCCAGTTCAACCATCTGAATCGCCGGTAAGAATCGGGACTGACTGAGCGCCCAGATGGCCCAGGGAAAGCCGAGTTCACCCGTACCCCAGAAGACTTCGAGGAAAACATACAGCGCCACAAAGAGCGCAACACTCCAGACGGCGCCATGCCGAGCATGAATTCGCGACACCGCCCAGGCACTGACCGACCACACCGTCGCCAGAATCGCCACCACCGCGAACGCCGAGGTCCACGCGAGCCAAACCGGCGCGCCGCTGTTCAGTCCAATCCAATAGAGCAGCCCGCCGAAGAACACGAACCCGGCGGCGTAGCCATGTCGCCGCGCCCGCTTGCCGTCCACATGAACCGCCGCAAACAGAAAGGGAACGAGCGCGAAATAGGCGAGCGGCCAGAAGCCGAAGGGCGGAAAACAGAAGATTCCAAGAACGGCCGAGAGATAGAAGCCAGCGACGTCAGCGAAATATGATTTCAACTCTCGCCAATCACGATTTCGCGGTTCTCGGACGCGGAGCGGTAGGTGGCCTCGATGACGTCCAGCAATTGGGCGGCCTCCGCGCCCGACGACTGCACTTCGGTATCCTGCATCACACTCTGGAAGAAGTGATCCAGCTCGATCTCAAAGGACTTGTTGTAAAGATCCACGAGGCGCGGCGCCTTGCCCGCGGGCGTCACGTTCACGAGGTTGCCCTGCACTTCCTTGGTGATCTTCAAGGGATTCAGACTCGCCGAACCCTTGGACCCGCTCACCATCGTGTACGCTTCGCTCTCATCGGACATAAAGGCCCAGGTCGTGTTCAGATAGAACGTCGTGTCACCGGCCAGCGTGTAGTAGGCAACCAGAGTGTCTTCCACGCGAAAGCCGAGCCGCTCGCGCGAGACCTGAGCGGAGACCCGCTTGATCGCGGGATTTCCCAGCATCCACCAGCAGACATCGAGCATCTGAATGCCGGTGTCCATCAGCACACCGCCTCCGGAGATGCGCGCATTATTCAGCCACGGGGTGCGCGACCAGCGATCCTTCTTCTTGTGCCAGCCCGCGCGCACGGCAATGATCTTGCCAAGTTCGCCGCCGTGGATCATCTTGTGCAACAAGAGCGAATCCGGACGAAACCGCAGATTCATCGCGGCCATCAATTGCTTCCTGGCGGACTTGGCCGCCGCCACCATGCGCTTCGCTTCGTCTGCTTTACGGGCAATCGGCTTCTCCACCAGCACGTGCTTGCCCGCGGCGAGGGCCGCCAGCGTCAACGCGAGATGAGAATTGGTCGGTGTGTTGACATGAACCGCGTCGATGTCCTCCCGCGCCAGCATCCGCTCGGGATCGCGGAAAAATAGCGGAATCTTGAACCGGTCGGCCACGGCAGCGGCCCGCGAAAACTCGAGGTCCGCTACGGCAACCAGCTCAACGTTGGGATGCTTCTTGATGATGGGAATGTGGACCAGCTGCGAAACGCCGCCGGCGCCGATAATCCCAATTCGCAGTTTGTCTGTCATGGAGAATCTGGATCGCGCGGGGTCTGCGCGTCGAGGTAGGACTGCAGCATCAGCACGGCGGCGGACATGTCGATTCGACCGCGCTGGCGACGCTCGGAGATGCCCGCCCGGGAAAGCGACCGGGCGGCGCTAAACGTGGTGTTGCGTTCGTCACAACGAAAGACGTGGTAGCCGCGGGCTTCGAGATCGGCGATGAAGCGATCAACCGCGCGTGCCGTGGGGCCGACTTCGCCCCGCAGCGTGAGCGGATAACCAACGATAATCGCTTCGATGTCTTCTTCGCTCACCGTCCGCGCCAGCATTCGGGAAAAGGCCGGCTCGGCCGCCGGCCAGATGCCATAACCCACCGCGAGTACGCGGCGATCATCGCTGACGGCTACTCCAATCCGCTTTGCTCCCCAATCGAGTCCGAGCAGCCGCCCCACAAGCGGGAACTAAACCTGATCAAGTGGTTTCTTCAACGACTCCTTCAGCAGTTTGCCGGGTTTGAAATGCGTCTTGCGACGGGCCGCAACATAGATGATCTCATTCGTCTTCGGATTGCGGGCCTTCGGTTTGGGCTTCGTCTTCTTCACCTCGAAGACGCCAAAATCACGAATCTCGATCCGAAGCTCGGCATCCGTACCCGACATGATCTCACGCAAGACCGTGAACGTGTCGTTCACGACCTTGGCAACCGTGTCGGGCCGTTCGCTCGAATGCTGACAAACCCGTTCGACCACATCCTTCTTAATAAACGTACGCATTAGGCCTCCTCCTGCGCTTTCTCGGGTAGGGGGATATGGGAAGTTGAAATGTGCAAATTAAGATGCCGACGCCGGAAGCAAACCGAAGCTTGCGGTCGTGTGTCAGTTCGCGGCCCCATCCTCGTCCATTCGTTCAACGTGAATCACATCCTTGATCTGCTTCATGCGTCGCATCACGCGCGTCAAATGCGGCAGCGACTTGACCTCCAGTACCAGAGTGCCGATGGCGAAGCTGTCTTCCCGCTTCATCTCCAGGTACAAGATATTCACTTCCTCCTTGGACATCGCTTCCGTCAGCTCATTCAACAATCGCGAGCGATCGTAGGAGAGCAGGCGAATCCGGACATTGAACCGGGCCTCACGGTCCACGTCCCATTCGACCACGATGTTGCGCTCGGGGCGCCGCATTAATTCCGGAATGTTCCGGCAATCGATCCGGTGCACGGTGACACCGCGACCCGTGGTGATAAAGCCCGTAATCCGGTCGCCCGGAAGCGGCTGACAACAGCGACCAAACGTAATCGCAACGTTGTTCATGCCGTGAATGCGGACCGCGGTATCCGAGCCTTTGACCCGCCGAATCACGCTGGAGATCAGCCCGCCGATGCCGCCGGCCGCCGGCTCCGGCTCGACCGGCGTAATCTTGCGCATCACCGCCTGAATTGTCAGGTCGCCCGCGCCCAACGCCGCGAAAAACTGATCCGGATCATTGAAGCCAAAGAGCAGGGCGATGTCCCCGATTTCCTTCTCGTTCTTCTTCAGGTGAGTCCGTTGCAGCTCACGAGTCAGGATCTCGTGACCAAGCTTCCGCGATTCGTCGAAGTGCTGCTCTTTCAGCCAACGCTTGATCTTGCTCTGCGCGCGGCTGGTGCGAACGAACTGCAGCCAATCCGGATTCGGACGCTGGTTCGGCGAGGTGATGATCTCCACCACGTCGCCGCTGCGCAACTCATGCTTGAGCGGAGTGATCTGCCCGTTGACCTTGGAGGCCATCGAGTGCAAGCCGACATCCGTGTGCACGGCGAACGCGAAATCCACCGGAGTCGCGCCGCGCGGCAAGGTAATCAACCGGCCGCGCGGTGTGAACACGAAGATCTCCTCCTGAAAGAGGTTGATCTTCAGATGTTCCATGAACTCCTGCGACGTCGCGTTCTCCTCCCGCGACTCCAGCAGTCCGCGCAGCCACTCCATCTGCTGGTCGAGATCCTCGCGGGAAGCGCCGCCCTCCTTGTAGCGCCAATGCGCGGCGATGCCGATCTCGGCCGTGCGGTGCATCTCCTCCGAACGAATCTGCACCTCGACCTTGCGGCCCTCGGGTCCGAACACCTTCGTGTGCAGACTCTGATACATGTTCGACTTCGGCGTCGCGATGTAATCCGTAAACTTGCCCTCGAGCGGCGTGTACAGCGAGTGGATCACGCCCAGCGCATGATAGCAATCTTCCATGCGCGGCACGATCACGCGCACCGCGATCAAATCAAGAATCTCGTCGAAATTGTAGCCGCGATTCTTGATCTTGCCGTGAATCGAATAGAGATGCTTGGCCCGCCCCAGAATGCGCGACTTGATGCCGGCGGCCTCCAACGCGGCCTGCGTGCGCGAAATCAGATCTTCCACGGCGCGCTCGCGTTCGTCGCGCTTCATGTTGATCTTCTCGGCCAACTCCCGATACGCCCGCGGCTCCAGCACCTTGAAGCAAAGATCTTCCAATTCCCACTTGATGCGGTGCACGCCGAGCCGGTGCGCCAGCGGCGCGTACACGTCCAGCGTCTCGTGCGCGATCCGCTCCTGCGCCGGCCGCGGCATGTACCCGATCGTCCGCATGTTGTGCAGCCGGTCGGCGAACTTGATCATGATCACCCGCAGGTCCTGCGACATCGAAAGCAGCATCTTGTGGAAATTCTCCGCCAGCTGCTTCTCTTTCGACTCGTACTTCAGCTCCGGGATCTTCGTCACGCCGTTCACCAGATTCGCGACCGCGTCACCGAATTCCTGGCGCAAATCGTCGGCGCTGATCGGCGTATCTTCAACCACATCGTGGAGGAAACCTGCCGCCACCGCCACGTCGCCGAGATGCAAGTCCGCGAGAATCCGCGAAACCGCGATGGAATGCGTGATATACTGCTCGCCGGAAATCCGACGCTGGCCGCGGTGCGCCGTGTACGCCTTCTGAAACGCCCGATCCAGCAACTCGATATCCGCGTCGGGATAGTCTTGCGCGACGACTCGCCGGATCTCCTCGTAAGCCTGCACGTGCTCTTTTTCCATCTCCGCAAACAACGGAGCGGTCAGCGCGGGCAATACCGGTGGCGGGGCAGATTTCAGCGTATCCACGGGTACTCTATCTATGCGTTCAGCAAGCGCTCAGCATTTCAGCGACACAACCACCGCAAGGTGCCCGCGATCAAAACGGTTCGCCCGAGGGCTCGTCCGCTTCGCCCTCATCGCCGCCTGAGACCGCCGGTCCGCCGACGACATCTTCGGCGAAATTGGCGAACATCGTGTATTTGCCAAGGAACGTCATCAGGAAGCTGCCGGTCGGACCGTTGCGGTTCTTCGCGACGATGATCTCCGCGAGTCCTTCGTAATCGTACTTGCGGTTGTTGAACTCGTACTGCTTGGCCTTCATCGTGTCCCGATAGACCTCGGGGCGATAGACAAACATCACGACGTCCGCGTCCTGCTCAATCGCGCCCGAATCGCGCAAATCCGACAGCATGGGCTTGCGATCTCCGCCCCGAGTTTCCGGCGCGCGCGACAACTGCGAAAGGCAGATCACCGGCACCCGCAGGTCTTTCGCGAGATGTTTCAATTGCGCGGAAACAAACGCCACCCACTGCTGCTGGCTGTCCGCCATTTTGGGCGGCTGGATCAATTGCAGGTAATCGATGACCACCAAACCGATGTTGTACTCTTGTGCCATCTGCCGGGAGCGCGCGCGCAACGATTCAATCGAGATGCCCGCGGTGTCGTCAAAGAACATCGGCAGCTTGGACAAATCGTCCGCGGCCTCGACCAGGCGCGTCCAATCCTGCGACTTCAGGTTGAGGGTTGACCGCAGTTGATGCAAGCCGATCTTGGCCTTGCCGGACAGCATGCGCAGCATGAGTTGCTGCACGTCCATTTCAAGGGAAAACACCGCGGTCGGCACCCCGGCCCGCTCGGCCGCCGCCTCCGCGATGTTCATCGCCAGCGACGTCTTGCCCATCGACGGCCGCGCCGCAATGATCACCAATTCGCCGGGACGAAAACCCGACGTGAATTCGTCGATCTTGTCAAACCCCGACGGCACGCCGCTAACGAAACCGTGCGTGGTCTTCAGCTTGTTGACATAGGCGATCGTGTCGTGCGCGGCCTGCTTGGCCGGAATCGATCGCCGGGTCCCGTCGCGCGTTAACCGCGTGAGCTTCGTCAGAATATCGTCAATCAACTCTTCCGAAGTCATCGCGCCTTCGTAGGCATGCGTGACCGCTTCCGAGCCAACTGAGATCGTGCGCCGCAGCACCGCCTTCTCCTGAATCAGCGACGCATAGTACTCGACATTGGCCGCCGTCACCGCCTGCTCCATCAAATCGCTGAGATAAAGCGCGCCGCCCACTTCCTCCAGCCGACTCGACTTGCGCAGCTCTTCGGTTACCGATGTCGCATCAATCGGATACCCCTCGGCCCCCAGCGCGCGCATAGAGCGATAGATCGTGGCGTGGGCCGGACGGTAAAACGAGGCGTCATCCAGCAGGTCAGCGATCTTATTGAAGCTCGATCCGTCGATCAGGATCGCGCCCAACAACATGCGCTCCGCGTCGGGTGCATGCGGCGGAGTCCGCAAACCGCTGTCCGCGGCGGACGAATTCAATGCTCTGGTTGCGCCCGGCAATGCCATCGTTCCCGTTTCCATCTTGTTCGAAGCCATGGGCCGCGATTCGCTTGCCCGAATCCATCCCGCCTGCGCAACTCGCCGCCCGTCACTCACGCCGGCAGCGCATCATACAGCTCACGCAGCTTGCGAAAGTCCTGTTCGCCCAGATAGAGCTGATTCATGCTCCGCAGAAAATACGCGGGGTGATACGTGACGAGTATCTGCAAGCCATGCCACGGAATCACCCGCCCGCGCAAGTCGCGCATCACGGCATCCGTCTGGAGCAACGCCATCGCCGCGTGCCGTCCCAGACAGACCAACAGATCCGGATTCAGAATCGACAACTGCGTCATCAAGTACGGACGACAGGTCGCGACCTCAACGGGTTGCGGATCGCGGTTGCCCGGCGGGCGGCACTTGAGCACGTTGCAGATGTAAACATCTTTGCGACTCAACCCGACACCCGCAAGTAACTGGTTCAGCAATTGTCCGGCCCGGCCGACGAACGGAAGTCCCTGCAGGTCCTCATCGTGCCCCGGAGCTTCGCCGACGAATACGATCCGCGCACGCGGATTGCCGTCCGCGAAGACGAATTTCGTGCGGGTCGCGCCCAGCGCGCAACGTTGACAGTTGCAGATCGCCTGCTCGTACTCCGCCAAGGACCGTGGCAACGGCTCGCCGGCGCCCGGCAGTACGCGCAACTCACGCGGATCCCTTTGCGAACGCACCGTCGGATTCGCGGATGGCCAGGGAAGTTCCGTCTCAAAGAGCGAAAGATACTCGAGATGCGAGCGCAACTGTTCTTTCCGCACCGTCATGGAAGACAACTCGCGAACGATCTACGCTTCGACTTCGGACTTCTTCTTCGCGGGTCGTTTGGCAGCCACTTTCTTGGCCGGGGCCTTCTTCGCCTTGGCCGCCGGCTTCTCCGCCGTCTCGACTTTCGGTTTGCGCGCGCGCTTCGGCTTCGCTTGCTCCGCCGGCTCGGATGCTAACGCCGGTTGCGCTACGGGAGCGGGAGCGGCGACCGGCGGCGGCGACTGCGGCAGCCGCGCTCCGGGCGCCGGGTCCATGGGCAGTTCCGACTGACCGGGAACGCTAATCTGACGCGCAGCAATGCGGGCCTGACGTTCGCGTTGACGACGCCCGCCACGGCGGGTCTTGCCTTTCTTCTCGGTTGGCGGTGCACTATCGGCAAGCGGCTTCGGCGCCATCGTCTTTGAACCGTTGGCAACTCCCGCGGCTGGCTCCGCTTTCGGTGCGGATGTCGCTTCGACCGGAGCTGGCTTCGGTGCCGATGGCGGCGCTTGCTG encodes the following:
- a CDS encoding Gfo/Idh/MocA family oxidoreductase, translating into MTDKLRIGIIGAGGVSQLVHIPIIKKHPNVELVAVADLEFSRAAAVADRFKIPLFFRDPERMLAREDIDAVHVNTPTNSHLALTLAALAAGKHVLVEKPIARKADEAKRMVAAAKSARKQLMAAMNLRFRPDSLLLHKMIHGGELGKIIAVRAGWHKKKDRWSRTPWLNNARISGGGVLMDTGIQMLDVCWWMLGNPAIKRVSAQVSRERLGFRVEDTLVAYYTLAGDTTFYLNTTWAFMSDESEAYTMVSGSKGSASLNPLKITKEVQGNLVNVTPAGKAPRLVDLYNKSFEIELDHFFQSVMQDTEVQSSGAEAAQLLDVIEATYRSASENREIVIGES
- the dnaB gene encoding replicative DNA helicase; amino-acid sequence: MASNKMETGTMALPGATRALNSSAADSGLRTPPHAPDAERMLLGAILIDGSSFNKIADLLDDASFYRPAHATIYRSMRALGAEGYPIDATSVTEELRKSSRLEEVGGALYLSDLMEQAVTAANVEYYASLIQEKAVLRRTISVGSEAVTHAYEGAMTSEELIDDILTKLTRLTRDGTRRSIPAKQAAHDTIAYVNKLKTTHGFVSGVPSGFDKIDEFTSGFRPGELVIIAARPSMGKTSLAMNIAEAAAERAGVPTAVFSLEMDVQQLMLRMLSGKAKIGLHQLRSTLNLKSQDWTRLVEAADDLSKLPMFFDDTAGISIESLRARSRQMAQEYNIGLVVIDYLQLIQPPKMADSQQQWVAFVSAQLKHLAKDLRVPVICLSQLSRAPETRGGDRKPMLSDLRDSGAIEQDADVVMFVYRPEVYRDTMKAKQYEFNNRKYDYEGLAEIIVAKNRNGPTGSFLMTFLGKYTMFANFAEDVVGGPAVSGGDEGEADEPSGEPF
- a CDS encoding bifunctional (p)ppGpp synthetase/guanosine-3',5'-bis(diphosphate) 3'-pyrophosphohydrolase, coding for MDTLKSAPPPVLPALTAPLFAEMEKEHVQAYEEIRRVVAQDYPDADIELLDRAFQKAYTAHRGQRRISGEQYITHSIAVSRILADLHLGDVAVAAGFLHDVVEDTPISADDLRQEFGDAVANLVNGVTKIPELKYESKEKQLAENFHKMLLSMSQDLRVIMIKFADRLHNMRTIGYMPRPAQERIAHETLDVYAPLAHRLGVHRIKWELEDLCFKVLEPRAYRELAEKINMKRDERERAVEDLISRTQAALEAAGIKSRILGRAKHLYSIHGKIKNRGYNFDEILDLIAVRVIVPRMEDCYHALGVIHSLYTPLEGKFTDYIATPKSNMYQSLHTKVFGPEGRKVEVQIRSEEMHRTAEIGIAAHWRYKEGGASREDLDQQMEWLRGLLESREENATSQEFMEHLKINLFQEEIFVFTPRGRLITLPRGATPVDFAFAVHTDVGLHSMASKVNGQITPLKHELRSGDVVEIITSPNQRPNPDWLQFVRTSRAQSKIKRWLKEQHFDESRKLGHEILTRELQRTHLKKNEKEIGDIALLFGFNDPDQFFAALGAGDLTIQAVMRKITPVEPEPAAGGIGGLISSVIRRVKGSDTAVRIHGMNNVAITFGRCCQPLPGDRITGFITTGRGVTVHRIDCRNIPELMRRPERNIVVEWDVDREARFNVRIRLLSYDRSRLLNELTEAMSKEEVNILYLEMKREDSFAIGTLVLEVKSLPHLTRVMRRMKQIKDVIHVERMDEDGAAN
- a CDS encoding integration host factor subunit beta, producing the protein MRTFIKKDVVERVCQHSSERPDTVAKVVNDTFTVLREIMSGTDAELRIEIRDFGVFEVKKTKPKPKARNPKTNEIIYVAARRKTHFKPGKLLKESLKKPLDQV
- the ruvX gene encoding Holliday junction resolvase RuvX encodes the protein MGRLLGLDWGAKRIGVAVSDDRRVLAVGYGIWPAAEPAFSRMLARTVSEEDIEAIIVGYPLTLRGEVGPTARAVDRFIADLEARGYHVFRCDERNTTFSAARSLSRAGISERRQRGRIDMSAAVLMLQSYLDAQTPRDPDSP
- a CDS encoding uracil-DNA glycosylase, which codes for MTVRKEQLRSHLEYLSLFETELPWPSANPTVRSQRDPRELRVLPGAGEPLPRSLAEYEQAICNCQRCALGATRTKFVFADGNPRARIVFVGEAPGHDEDLQGLPFVGRAGQLLNQLLAGVGLSRKDVYICNVLKCRPPGNRDPQPVEVATCRPYLMTQLSILNPDLLVCLGRHAAMALLQTDAVMRDLRGRVIPWHGLQILVTYHPAYFLRSMNQLYLGEQDFRKLRELYDALPA
- the lnt gene encoding apolipoprotein N-acyltransferase, with protein sequence MKSYFADVAGFYLSAVLGIFCFPPFGFWPLAYFALVPFLFAAVHVDGKRARRHGYAAGFVFFGGLLYWIGLNSGAPVWLAWTSAFAVVAILATVWSVSAWAVSRIHARHGAVWSVALFVALYVFLEVFWGTGELGFPWAIWALSQSRFLPAIQMVELGDVYGLSLWVLSVNALLFLVLTSRRHWLSVSLFLLVLLSVPLYGVVRLWSLDRGPRLDVAAVQVNTPVDDKWDGTSEAILDCYVAATRPLADSNIELVVWPETATPVPLRFRDWARRRLQHLSDSSGLAIVTGATDYAGEAQRGMAPYNAAFYVRPDEPELQASAKVHLVPFGERIPGQRLFPFLGKVRLGQAEFMPAREVEVFDRHGAIPPFACLICFEVLFPDVAADMVTHGALLLANITEDGWYGRSSEQSQHLELTRLRAVAVRRSIVRAANLGYPAIILPTGEIASRLNLDQAGIVQCSVPLESGITPAARCSRLWLPFYSCALLALVGALYLKARRA